From one Trifolium pratense cultivar HEN17-A07 linkage group LG1, ARS_RC_1.1, whole genome shotgun sequence genomic stretch:
- the LOC123902572 gene encoding protein ASPARTIC PROTEASE IN GUARD CELL 2-like, giving the protein MVLILLLLSLVFLTTSTSIPTSSPSHNLSYPHFQRLNVKQTIAETKLKLKSFHTTKQPQDNENANTEYESEKSESGKQKLKLLHRDKISTFNTSRDHRSRFNARMNRDSKRVAAVVRRIAGASGYETEEFGSDVVSGMELGSGEYFVRIGVGSPPKNQYVVIDSGSDIIWVQCQPCTQCYHQSDPVFNPGDSSSYAGVSCGSTVCSRVENAGCNEGRCHYEVSYGDGSYTKGTLALETVTLGGTVIRNVAIGCGHRNQGMFVGAAGLLGLGSGPMSFVGQLGGQTGGTFSYCLVSRGTEASGTLEFGRESVPVGASWVSLIHNPQAPSFYYIGLSGLGVGGLKVPISEDVFRLNELGEGGVVMDTGTAVTRLPTAAYDAFRDAFIAQTTNLPRASRVSIFDTCYNLYGFVTVRIPTISFYFLGGPILTLPARNFLIPVDDVGTFCFAFAPSPSGLSIIGNIQQEGIEISVDGANGYVGFGPNVC; this is encoded by the coding sequence ATGGTCTTGATTTTGCTGCTTCTATCATTGGTCTTTCTAACTACCTCAACTTCCATTCCAACCTCATCACCTTCTCATAACCTTTCATACCCTCATTTTCAACGCCTCAATGTGAAACAAACCATTGCAGAAACTAAGCTAAAGCTGAAATCTTTTCATACAACCAAACAACCCCAAGATAATGAAAATGCCAACACTGAGTACGAGAGTGAAAAATCTGAATCAGGAAAACAGAAATTGAAGCTACTTCACAGAGATAAAATTTCTACCTTTAATACTTCCCGTGACCATCGCAGCCGTTTCAATGCACGGATGAATAGAGATTCCAAAAGGGTCGCCGCCGTTGTCCGCAGAATCGCCGGTGCTTCCGGGTATGAAACAGAGGAATTCGGGTCGGATGTGGTTTCGGGTATGGAGCTAGGAAGTGGGGAGTATTTTGTTAGAATAGGTGTTGGTAGCCCACCAAAAAACCAATATGTGGTTATTGATTCGGGTAGTGACATTATTTGGGTCCAATGTCAACCATGTACCCAATGTTATCACCAATCCGACCCGGTTTTTAACCCGGGAGATTCATCATCTTATGCGGGTGTGTCTTGCGGGTCAACCGTGTGCAGTCGTGTGGAGAATGCAGGGTGTAATGAAGGGAGGTGCCATTATGAGGTTTCTTATGGAGACGGGTCCTATACTAAAGGGACACTTGCACTTGAGACAGTTACATTGGGAGGAACCGTGATCCGAAACGTGGCTATCGGGTGCGGGCACCGTAATCAAGGTATGTTTGTTGGAGCAGCTGGGTTGTTGGGTCTTGGAAGTGGTCCCATGTCTTTTGTGGGCCAATTGGGTGGTCAAACCGGTGGTACATTTAGTTATTGTTTAGTGAGTCGCGGCACTGAAGCATCTGGTACGCTAGAATTTGGACGAGAATCGGTGCCCGTGGGTGCTTCGTGGGTTTCCCTAATTCATAACCCACAAGCTCCTAGTTTTTATTATATCGGGCTTTCAGGTCTTGGAGTTGGGGGCTTAAAAGTTCCCATATCCGAGGATGTTTTTCGATTAAATGAACTGGGTGAGGGAGGGGTGGTCATGGACACCGGCACTGCTGTGACAAGGCTGCCTACGGCGGCTTATGATGCATTTCGAGATGCTTTTATTGCTCAAACGACAAATCTACCTAGGGCATCCCGAGTATCTATTTTTGACACATGCTATAATTTATACGGGTTTGTGACGGTCCGCATACcaaccatatcattttatttcttGGGTGGGCCTATATTGACCCTTCCAGCTAGGAACTTTCTAATTCCAGTGGATGATGTAGGCACTTTCTGCTTTGCATTTGCTCCTTCTCCATCAGGGCTTTCCATCATAGGGAACATACAGCAAGAAGGGATTGAAATTTCAGTGGATGGAGCTAATGGTTATGTGGGATTTGGACCCAATGtttgttaa